In a genomic window of Amphiprion ocellaris isolate individual 3 ecotype Okinawa chromosome 13, ASM2253959v1, whole genome shotgun sequence:
- the abca1b gene encoding phospholipid-transporting ATPase ABCA1b isoform X1: protein MSVFTQLGLLLWKNFTYRRRQTLQLLAEIVWPLLIFFILIAVRLNYPPYEQHECHFPNKAMPSAGTLPWIQGILCNANNPCFRNPTPGESPGVVGNFNDSIINRLFSDAKKILLYSQNDKNLDGFKELARALQALQSSRSGFKLKHFLRDNETLSSFLLRNASFPEHSVQHITEADVNLEKVLLKGFGVHLRDMCLQKGGRHRLEDFVTISDQQSSMLVQEVICRAPPTWLNHAEQHFMDNLDFLKPIRRDVTSDPEAVQQVAKATNKLLDSLGLLAVELASMKSWVDLRNEIVFLTKNATSSPSTMYQAVSRIVCGHPEGGGLQIKSLNWYEDSNYKALFGNHNSSEDEPAALYDNSSTPYCNSLVSSMDSNPMSRMIWQAVKPLLMGKILYTPHTPATQRIIHEVNRTFQELGVFRDLGGMWEEMRPKVWNFMENSEQMDLIRTLLKNNATASVFHTQLSNTGWTVADVSNFLSKKAEDRPAGAALTWREVFNETDQAIMSISRFMECVNLDKLQPVSTEERLVNQSMLLLEDRKFWAGIIFPDIPPNATELPPKLNYKIRMDIDNVERTNKIRDAYWDPGPRADPFEDMRYIWGGFSYLQDVIEQGIIRAVTGTKEKTGVYIQQMPYPCYVDDIFLRVMSRSMPLFMTLAWMYSVAIILKSVVYEKEARLKETMRIMGLDNGILWFSWFISSLIPLLISAALLVLLLTKGNLLPYSDPSIVFLFLGSFAVVTIMQCFLLSTAFARANLAAACGGIIYFTLYLPYVLCVAWQDYIGFGAKVFASLLSPVAFGFGCEYFALFEEQGVGIQWKNLVSSPMEEDDFSLRTAIIMMYFDSFLYGVLTWYIEAVFPGQYGIPRPWYFPFTKSYWLGEKDGKSNKIPLKRTGNPGAVCMEEEPAHLEPGVYIENLVKVYRHGKKLAVDGLTLGFYEGQITSFLGHNGAGKTTTMSILTGLFPPTSGTAYILGRDIRTDLSAIRQSLGVCPQHNVLFSMLTVEEHIWFYARLKGLSEEQVKSEIEQILQDTGLPHKRNSRTSTLSGGMQRKLSVALAFVGGSKVVILDEPTAGVDPYARRGIWDLLLQYRQGRTIILSTHHMDEADILGDRIAIISHGKLCCVGSSLYLKNQLGTGYYLTLVKKEPEPSLSSCRNSTSSVSFTKKEEECASVSSSDAGLGSEHESEAATIENGPAASICSVPFVPPDVSLVSGLILRHVPAARLVEDLGHELTYVLPYSAAKDGAFVELFRDLDVKLPDLGISSYGVSDTTLEEIFLKVAEDNGVDTEVPSDGTLPVQRRRRTHAFGGGDHQSCLKPLTEDDNNDCNDSEGDPECRETDWLNSTDGKGSYQVRGWSLKRQQFVALMWKRFLYARRSRKGFFAQIVLPAVFVCIALVFSLIVPPFGKYPSLELQPWMYEDQVTFISDDAPGDANMQKLLNSLLDAPGFGTRCMDGHPIPEAPCTMGDEDWHTPDVPDSVQQLFSSRNWTMEDPSPACFCSCDGRKKMLPDCPPGAGGLLPPEMMLSATDTLQNLTGRNISDYLVKTYAQIIGKSLKNKVWVNEFRYGGFSLGARSTQVLPPANEIDDAIDRVRKIFELQKGAAADRFLDSLSGFINGLDTKNNVKIWFNNKGWHSIGAFINVMNNGILRAHLPAGADPSRYGISAFNHPLNLTKEQLSQVALVTTSVDVLVSICVIFAMSFVPASFVVFLIQERVSKAKHMQFISGVQPLLYWVANFIWDMCNYIVPATLVILIFVCFQQKAYVSSTNLPVLALLLLLYGWSITPLMYPASFFFTIPSTAYVVLTSVNILIGINGSISTFVMELFGNNEIGGINDILKNVLLIFPHFCLGRGLIDMVKNQAMADALERFGENRFRSPLEWDMVGKNLFAMAVEGVVFFIITILIQYRFFIKPRPVSKLTKLGALGDEDEDVARERQRIFHGLGHGDILELRQLTKVFKRKQKPAVDRLCVGIPPGECFGLLGVNGAGKTTTFKMLTGDTVVTSGEAFLAGKSILREIDEVHQNMGYCPQFDAINELLTGREHLELYAVLRGIPEKEVCDVAEWGIRKLSLAKYADKAAGSYSGGNMRKLSTAMALIGAPPVVFLDEPTTGMDPKARRALWNCIHSVIKEGRSVVLTSHSMEECEALCTRMAIMVNGRFRCLGSVQHLKNRFGDGYTIILRVTGHDPDLLPVMKFIESELSGSTLKEKHRNMLQYQLPSSLTSLAHIFSILAQNKDTLCIEDYSVTQTTLDQVFVNFAKDQSDDYHSKDNSVRRKDVAIEVPLLSSTCGAATAGGELRESVM, encoded by the exons GTCATTTTCCCAACAAGGCGATGCCGTCGGCAGGAACGCTGCCCTGGATCCAGGGCATCCTCTGCAACGCCAACAACCCCTGCTTCAGGAACCCGACCCCGGGCGAGTCACCAGGCGTCGTGGGCAATTTCAACGACTCCAT aattAATCGTCTGTTCTCAGACGCCAAGAAGATTCTCCTCTACAGTCAGAACGACAAAAATCTGGATGGCTTCAAGGAGCTGGCTCGAGCTCTGCAGGCGCTGCAGAGCAGCCGCTCAG GCTTCAAGTTGAAGCATTTCCTTCGGGACAATGAGACTCTGTCGAGCTTTCTGCTGAGAAACGCCTCCTTCCCCGAACACAGCGTCCAGCACATCACAGAGGCCGACGTCAACCTGGAGAAG GTCCTCCTCAAAGGTTTTGGTGTCCACCTCAGAGACATGTGTCTGCAGAAGGGCGGCCGGCATCGTCTGGAGGACTTTGTGACCATCTCGGACCAACAGTCGTCGATGCTGGTACAGGAAGTCATCTGTCGGGCTCCGCCCACCTGGCTGAACCACGCTGAGCAGCACTTCATGGACAACCTGGACTTCCTCAAACCCATTCGG agGGACGTGACGTCTGACCCCGAGGCCGTCCAACAGGTTGCCAAGGCAACCAACAAACTCCTGGACAGTCTGGGTTTGCTGGCAGTCGAG CTGGCCAGTATGAAGAGCTGGGTGGACCTGAGGAACGAGATTGTGTTCCTGACGAAGAACGCCACGTCGTCACCCAGCACCATGTACCAGGCCGTGTCCCGGATCGTGTGTGGTCACCCTGAAGGCGGCGGCTTGCAGATCAAGTCCCTCAACTGGTATGAAGACAGCAACTACAAGGCTCTGTTCGGCAACCACAACAGCAGCGAGGATGAGCCGGCGGCGCTCTACGACAACTCGTCCA CTCCGTACTGTAACAGCCTGGTGAGTAGCATGGACTCCAACCCGATGTCCAGGATGATCTGGCAGGCGGTGAAGCCACTGCTGATGGGGAAGATCCTGTACACACCGCACACGCCCGCCACGCAGAGGATCATTCACGAG GTGAACCGGACCTTCCAGGAGCTTGGTGTGTTCAGGGACCTGGGCGGGATGTGGGAGGAAATGAGACCCAAAGTCTGGAACTTCATGGAGAACAGCGAGCAGATGGATCTGATCAGG ACTCTTTTGAAGAACAACGCCACCGCCAGTGTCTTCCACACTCAGCTGTCCAACACTGGTTGGACCGTCGCTGACGTCTCCAATTTCCTGTCCAAGAAGGCGGAGGACCGGCCAGCAGGCGCTGCCCTCACCTGGAGGGAGGTGTTCAACGAGACCGACCAGGCCATCATGAGCATCTCCCGCTTCATGGAG tgtgttaacCTGGACAAACTGCAGCCGGTCTCCACTGAGGAGCGACTGGTCAACCAGTCAATGTTGTTACTGGAGGACAGGAAGTTCTGGGCGGGGATCATATTCCCAGACATCCCGCCCAACGCCACTGAGCTGCCGCCCAAACTCAACTACAAGATCCGCATGGACATCGACAACGTGGAGCGCACAAACAAGATCAGAGACGC GTACTGGGACCCGGGTCCTCGTGCCGACCCGTTTGAGGACATGCGCTACATCTGGGGCGGGTTCTCGTATCTTCAGGACGTCATCGAACAGGGCATCATCAGAGCGGTGACGGGCACCAAGGAGAAGACGGGGGTCTACATCCAGCAGATGCCGTACCCCTGCTACGTGGACGACAT CTTCCTCAGGGTGATGAGCCGCTCCATGCCTCTGTTCATGACGCTGGCCTGGATGTACTCGGTGGCCATCATCCTGAAGAGCGTGGTGTACGAGAAGGAGGCCCGGCTCAAGGAGACCATGAGGATCATGGGTCTGGACAACGGCATCCTGTGGTTCAGCTGGTTCATCAGCAGCCTGATTCCCCTGCTGATCAGTGCCGCGCTGCTGGTGCTGCTTCTCACG AAGGGAAACCTGCTGCCCTACAGTGACCCCAGCAtcgtcttcctcttcctcgGGTCCTTCGCCGTGGTGACCATCATGCAGTGTTTTCTCCTCAGCACGGCGTTCGCCCGAGCTAACCTGGCTGCTGCCTGTGGAGGAATCATCTACTTCACCCTGTACCTGCCTTATGTGCTCTGTGTCGCCTGGCAGGACTACATCGGCTTCGGGGCCAAAGTCTTCGCT AGTCTCCTGTCTCCTGTTGCCTTCGGGTTCGGCTGTGAGTACTTTGCTCTGTTCGAGGAGCAGGGGGTCGGCATCCAGTGGAAGAACCTGGTGTCGAGTCCTATGGAGGAGGATGACTTCAGCCTCCGCACCGCCATCATCATGATGTACTTTGACTCCTTCCTGTACGGAGTCCTCACCTGGTACATCGAGGCTGTGTTTCCAG GTCAGTACGGGATCCCTCGGCCCTGGTACTTCCCCTTCACTAAGTCCTACTGGTTAGGAGAGAAGGAtggaaaatccaacaaaattccTCTGAAACGGACAGGAAACCCTGGAG CGGTGTGCATGGAGGAGGAGCCAGCTCACCTGGAGCCTGGGGTCTACATCGAGAACCTGGTGAAGGTTTACCGTCACGGTAAGAAGCTGGCAGTGGATGGACTGACGCTTGGTTTCTATGAGGGACAAATAACGTCCTTCCTGGGACACAACGGAGCTGGAAAAACCACCACAAT GTCTATTCTGACCGGTCTGTTCCCTCCGACCTCTGGTACCGCCTACATCCTGGGCCGAGACATCCGGACGGATCTGAGCGCCATCAGACAGAGTCTAGGAGTCTGTCCACAGCACAACGTCCTCTTCAGCAT GCTGACGGTGGAGGAGCACATCTGGTTCTATGCCCGGCTCAAAGGCCTGTCAGAGGAGCAGGTGAAAAGCGAGATTGAGCAGATCCTGCAGGACACCGGTCTGCCGCACAAACGCAACTCCAGAACCAGCACCCTGTCAGGGGGCATGCAGAGGAAGCTGTCAGTGGCGCTGGCCTTCGTCGGCGGCTCCAAGGTCGTGATCCTGGACGAGCCCACGGCCGGCGTGGATCCCTACGCCCGCAGGGGGATCTGGGACCTGCTGCTGCAGTACCGACAGG GTCGGACCATCATCCTGTCCACTCACCACATGGACGAAGCGGACATCCTCGGCGACCGCATTGCTATCATCTCCCACGGGAAGCTGTGCTGCGTCGGCTCGTCGCTGTACCTGAAGAACCAGCTGGGAACTGGCTACTACCTGACTCTGGTGAAGAAGGAGCCGGAGCCGTCGCTCAGCTCCTGCCGCAACTCCACCAGCAGCGTGTCCTTCACCAAGAAG GAGGAGGAGTGCGCCTCTGTGAGCAGCAGTGACGCAGGACTAGGCAGCGAACATGAAAGTGAGGCCGCTACCATCG AGAACGGCCCTGCGGCGTCCATCTGCAGTGTCCCCTTCGTCCCCCCAGACGTGTCTCTGGTGTCGGGCCTGATCCTGCGCCACGTCCCCGCCGCCCGCCTGGTGGAGGACCTGGGACACGAGCTGACGTACGTGCTGCCGTACAGCGCTGCCAAGGACGGCGCCTTCGTGGAGCTCTTCAGAGACCTGGACGTGAAGCTGCCCGACCTCGGCATCTCCAGCTACGGCGTGTCCGACACCACGCTGGAGGAG attttcctGAAAGTGGCTGAGGATAACGGAGTCGACACTGAAGTGCCCTCAG atgGTACACTGCCTgttcagaggaggaggagaactcACGCCTTCGGTGGAGGAGACCATCAGAGCTGCCTGAAACCTTTAACTGAAGACGACAACAATGACTGCAACGACTCAGAGGGAGACCCTG AGTGCCGGGAGACGGACTGGCTGAACAGCACCGACGGTAAAGGCTCGTATCAGGTCAGAGGCTGGAGTCTGAAGAGACAGCAGTTCGTGGCTCTGATGTGGAAGCGCTTCCTGTACGCTCGCCGCTCCAGGAAAGGCTTCTTTGCTCAG ATTGTTCTCCCCGCCGTATTTGTCTGCATCGCTCTGGTCTTCAGCCTTATTGTTCCACCATTTGGAAAATATCCCAGTTTGGAGCTGCAGCCGTGGATGTACGAGGACCAGGTGACCTTCATCAG CGATGATGCTCCTGGAGACGCCAACATGCAGAAGCTGCTGAACTCTCTGCTGGACGCTCCAGGCTTCGGGACTCGCTGCATGGACGGACATCCAATCCC AGAGGCTCCCTGTACGATGGGTGATGAGGACTGGCACACCCCCGACGTCCCCGACAGCGTCCAGCAGCTGTTCAGCTCCAGGAACTGGACCATGGAGGATCCGTCTCCGGCCTGTTTCTGCAGCTGCGACGGCCGCAAGAAGATGCTGCCGGACTGCCCTCCAGGAGCTGGAGGTCTTCTGCCCCCGGAG ATGATGCTGAGCGCCACGGACACTTTGCAGAACCTGACGGGAAGAAACATCTCAGACTACCTGGTGAAGACCTACGCTCAGATCATCGGCAAGAG CTTGAAGAACAAAGTTTGGGTGAATGAGTTCAG GTACGGAGGCTTTTCATTGGGTGCCAGGAGCACTCAGGTCCTGCCGCCGGCCAATGAGATCGACGACGCCATTGATAGAGTCCGAAAGATCTTTGAGTTACAGAAG GGAGCTGCAGCAGATCGATTCCTCGACAGTCTGTCCGGTTTCATCAACGGTCTGGACACCAAGAACAACGTCAAG ATCTGGTTCAACAACAAAGGCTGGCACAGCATCGGAGCCTTCATCAACGTCATGAACAACGGCATCCTGAGGGCTCACCTGCCTGCAGGCGCCGACCCCAGCAGGTACGGCATCAGCGCCTTCAACCACCCGCTGAACCTCACCAAGGAGCAGCTGTCCCAGGTCGCCCT GGTGACAACCTCCGTGGACGTTCTGGTGTCCATCTGCGTCATCTTTGCCATGTCCTTCGTCCCAGCCAGTTTTGTAGTCTTCCTCATCCAGGAGCGAGTCAGTAAAGCCAAACACATGCAGTTCATCAGCGGGGTGCAGCCGCTGCTCTACTGGGTGGCCAACTTCATCTGGGACATG tgtAACTACATCGTCCCGGCAACGCTGGTCATCCTCATCTTCGTCTGTTTCCAACAAAAAGCCTACGTGTCATCGACCAACCTTCCGGTGCtcgccctgctgctgctgctctacgG CTGGTCCATTACTCCCCTCATGTACCCGGCGTCCTTCTTCTTTACGATCCCCAGCACAGCGTACGTTGTCCTCACCAGCGTCAACATCCTCATCGGCATCAACGGCAGCATCTCCACCTTCGTCATGGAGCTGTTTGGGAACAAC GAAATCGGAGGAATCAATGACATCCTGAAGAACGTCCTCCTCATCTTCCCTCACTTCTGTCTGGGTCGAGGACTCATCGACATGGTGAAGAACCAGGCGATGGCCGACGCTCTCGAGAGATTCG GTGAGAACAGGTTCCGCTCACCTCTGGAGTGGGATATGGTGGGGAAGAACCTGTTCGCCATGGCTGTAGAGGGAGTGgtcttcttcatcatcactaTTCTCATCCAGTACAGGTTCTTCATCAAACCCAG gccGGTCAGTAAACTCACCAAACTGGGAGCTCTGGGAGACGAGGACGAGGACGTGGCCAGAGAGAGACAGCGGATCTTCCACGGCCTCGGACACGGAGACATCCTGGAGCTCCGGCAGCTCACCAAG GTGTTTAAGAGGAAGCAGAAGCCGGCGGTGGATCGGCTGTGTGTCGGAATTCCTCCCGGAGAG TGTTTCGGCCTCCTCGGGGTTAACGGAGCCGGTAAGACGACGACCTTTAAGATGCTGACGGGCGACACGGTGGTGACCAGCGGAGAGGCCTTCCTGGCTGGGAAGAG catcTTGAGGGAGATCGATGAGGTCCATCAGAACATGGGTTACTGTCCTCAGTTTGACGCCATCAACGAGCTGCTGACAGGCCGAGAACACCTGGAGCTGTACGCCGTCCTCAGAGGCATCCCAGAGAAAGAAGTCTGCGAC GTGGCAGAGTGGGGCATCAGGAAACTGAGTCTGGCGAAATATGCAGATAAAGCAGCTGGAAGCTACAGCGGCGGCAACATGAGGAAACTGTCCACAGCCATGGCTCTGATCGGAGCGCCCCCTGTGGTGTTTCTG GACGAGCCCACCACTGGCATGGACCCCAAGGCCCGCCGAGCCCTCTGGAACTGCATCCACAGCGTCATCAAGGAGGGACGCTCCGTCGTCCTCAcctcacacag tatGGAGGAGTGTGAGGCTCTGTGCACCAGGATGGCCATCATGGTGAACGGCAGGTTCAGATGTCTCGGCAGTGTCCAGCACCTGAAGAACAG GTTTGGTGACGGTTACACCATCATCCTGCGGGTGACGGGGCACGACCCCGACCTGCTGCCTGTCATGAAGTTCATTGAGAGCGAGCTAAGCGGCAGCACGCTGAAGGAGAAGCATCGCAACATGCTGCAGTACCAGCTGCCTTCATCGCTCACCTCCCTCGCTCACATCTTCTCCATCCTCGCCCAGAACAAAGACACACTCTGCATCGAAGACTACTCCGTGACCCAGACCACACTGGatcag GTGTTTGTGAACTTCGCGAAGGACCAGAGTGACGATTATCACTCCAAAGACAACTCTGTGAGGCGGAAAGACGTCGCCATCGAGGTTCCACTGCTGAGCTCCACCTGCGGTGCCGCCACAGCGGGGGGAGAGCTGAGGGAGAGTGTCATGTGA